A DNA window from Callospermophilus lateralis isolate mCalLat2 chromosome X, mCalLat2.hap1, whole genome shotgun sequence contains the following coding sequences:
- the Fundc1 gene encoding FUN14 domain-containing protein 1, giving the protein MASRNPPPQEYESDDDSYEVLDLTEYARRHHWWNRVFGHSSGPMVEKYSVATQIVMGGVTGWCAGFLFQKVGKLAATAVGGGFLLLQIASHSGYVQVDWKRVEKDVNKAKRQIKKRANKAAPEINNIIEEATEFIKQNIVISSGFVGGFLLGLAS; this is encoded by the exons ATGGCGTCCCGGAACCCCCCTCCCCAAG AATACGAAAGTGATGACGACTCTTACGAAGTGTTGGATTTAACTGAGTATGCAAGAAGACACCACTGGTGGAATCGAGTGTTTGGCCACAGTTCGGGACCTATGGTAGAAAAATACTCTGTAGCTACCCAGATTGTAATGGGTGGCGTGACTGGCTG GTGTGCAGGATTTTTGTTCCAGAAGGTTGGAAAACTTGCAGCTACTGCAGTGGGAGGTGGCTTTCTTCTCCTTCAG ATCGCCAGTCACAGTGGCTATGTGCAGGTCGACTGGAAGAGAGTTGAAAAAGATGTAAACAAagcaaaaagacagattaagaaaCGAGCAAACAAAGCAGCACCTGAAATCAACAATATAATTGAAGAA GCAACAGAATTTATCAAACAGAACATAGTGATATCCAGTGGATTTGTGGGAGGCTTTTTGCTAGGCCTTGCATCTTAA